A stretch of the Dyella telluris genome encodes the following:
- the hemF gene encoding oxygen-dependent coproporphyrinogen oxidase produces MSQQADQAELFLRELQDRICAAIEQIDGKARFEEDAWTRPAGGGGRTRVLRDGAIFEQAGVNFSRVHGTQLPPSATAHRPDLAGGGFVATGVSLVLHPRNPHVPTTHANVRYFEASKEGVDPVWWFGGGFDLTPFYPRDEDVLHWHTVARDLCAPYGDDVYARYKKWCDDYFYLKHRSETRGVGGLFYDDLNEGGFERCFAFTRDVGQGFLDAYLPIVERRRNEAYGEREREFQLYRRGRYVEFNLVYDRGTLFGLQSGGRTESILMSLPPRVRFEYNFQPEAESPEAQLTDYLKPRDWV; encoded by the coding sequence ATGAGCCAGCAAGCCGACCAAGCCGAACTGTTCCTGCGCGAGTTGCAGGACCGCATCTGCGCGGCGATCGAACAGATCGACGGCAAGGCCCGTTTCGAGGAAGACGCCTGGACGCGTCCCGCCGGTGGCGGCGGCCGCACGCGCGTGCTGCGCGATGGCGCCATTTTCGAGCAGGCCGGCGTGAACTTCTCGCGCGTGCACGGCACGCAGCTGCCGCCCAGCGCCACGGCGCATCGCCCCGATCTTGCCGGCGGCGGTTTCGTGGCCACCGGCGTGTCGCTGGTGCTGCATCCGCGCAACCCGCACGTGCCCACCACGCACGCCAACGTGCGTTATTTCGAAGCGAGCAAGGAAGGCGTGGACCCGGTGTGGTGGTTCGGTGGCGGTTTCGACCTCACGCCGTTCTATCCGCGCGACGAGGACGTATTGCATTGGCACACCGTGGCTCGCGATCTGTGCGCGCCTTATGGCGACGATGTGTATGCACGCTACAAGAAATGGTGCGACGACTACTTCTACCTCAAGCACCGCAGCGAAACGCGTGGCGTCGGCGGCCTGTTCTACGACGACCTCAACGAGGGCGGCTTCGAGCGCTGCTTCGCTTTCACGCGCGACGTGGGACAGGGTTTCCTCGATGCCTACCTGCCCATCGTGGAGCGTCGCAGGAACGAGGCCTACGGCGAGCGCGAGCGCGAGTTCCAGCTCTATCGCCGCGGCCGCTACGTGGAATTCAATCTCGTGTACGACCGCGGCACGCTGTTTGGCTTGCAGTCGGGCGGACGCACGGAATCGATCCTGATGAGCCTGCCGCCGCGCGTGCGCTTCGAATACAACTTCCAGCCGGAAGCGGAATCGCCCGAAGCGCAACTGACGGATTACCTCAAGCCGCGCGACTGGGTGTGA
- a CDS encoding YdcF family protein: protein MPSITTPFKRGPWRYLSDRDVLHAAVAAGVVFVLSLGLVWIGYLVHVWRTAARSPVAPPEPMTVLVFGRRLVRDAPEKDYLQRLSRTLALMRSQATERVLLLGGRSEGSLISEAEAGRAWLAGHEWPPGILVQMEQASVDSLENLRHARSLLQEDGPVTTALPPVALVTSRYHLARCQLLARRLGFRSVPVAAEPTLKLDRRYVVRLLAESGYLMWIDIGLRWAALIGQRRITARVS from the coding sequence GTGCCGTCGATCACCACACCGTTCAAACGCGGCCCCTGGCGCTATCTCAGCGATCGTGACGTGCTGCATGCCGCCGTGGCCGCCGGCGTGGTGTTCGTGCTGAGTCTCGGATTGGTCTGGATTGGCTACCTCGTTCATGTATGGCGCACGGCGGCGCGCAGCCCGGTAGCGCCGCCGGAGCCCATGACCGTGCTGGTTTTCGGGCGCCGGCTGGTCCGGGATGCCCCGGAGAAGGACTACCTGCAGCGCCTATCCCGCACGCTGGCGCTGATGCGCTCGCAGGCGACGGAGCGGGTGCTGCTGCTGGGCGGGCGCAGCGAAGGCAGCCTGATCAGTGAAGCCGAGGCGGGACGGGCATGGCTGGCCGGGCACGAATGGCCGCCGGGCATCCTCGTGCAGATGGAGCAGGCCTCGGTCGATTCGCTGGAAAACCTGCGCCATGCGCGCAGCCTGCTGCAGGAAGATGGCCCTGTCACCACCGCGTTGCCGCCGGTGGCGCTGGTCACCAGCCGCTACCACCTGGCGCGCTGCCAGCTGCTGGCGCGCCGGCTCGGTTTTCGCAGCGTGCCTGTGGCGGCCGAGCCGACACTGAAGCTCGATCGTCGCTACGTCGTGCGCCTGCTGGCCGAATCGGGTTACCTGATGTGGATCGACATCGGCCTGCGCTGGGCCGCACTCATCGGCCAGCGACGCATCACCGCGCGCGTCAGCTGA
- a CDS encoding beta-ketoacyl-[acyl-carrier-protein] synthase family protein, with amino-acid sequence MSVPIHPLAVSAFTVTSALGQGLESHLAALSTGRGGLRENDFSSAPLACWIGRVDGVEDAPLPAAHAMWECRNNRLAWLGLRQDQFLDCALDARQRYGAARVALVLGTSTASIGATEEGYRHLDEHGQMPPELRRPPIHAPHSLAGFVAEALGLEGPCLTVSTACSSSAKVFASAERLIRLGLADAAVVGGVDTLCDSVLFGFNALELVSPEPCQPFDQARHGISIGEAAGFALLERIAAAPEALRLLGYGESSDAHHMSTPHPEGLGAELALRDALARAGLRADQVDYINLHGTASLKNDEVEAALVARVFPASTRASSTKGFTGHTLGAAGILESAFALLAIRHGLVPGNLGCTHPDQACGPQLALVSEPREVNVALSNSFGFGGNNACLAFGRAPA; translated from the coding sequence ATGTCAGTACCGATCCACCCCCTTGCCGTGAGTGCCTTCACGGTCACCTCGGCGCTCGGCCAAGGTCTCGAAAGCCACCTCGCCGCCCTGTCCACCGGGCGCGGAGGCCTGCGCGAAAACGACTTCAGCAGCGCCCCGCTGGCCTGCTGGATAGGCCGTGTCGATGGCGTCGAAGACGCTCCCCTGCCTGCCGCCCACGCCATGTGGGAGTGCCGCAACAACCGCCTGGCCTGGCTGGGCCTGCGCCAGGACCAGTTCCTCGACTGCGCCCTGGACGCCCGCCAGCGCTATGGCGCGGCCCGTGTGGCGCTGGTGCTGGGCACCTCCACGGCGAGCATCGGCGCCACCGAGGAGGGCTACCGCCACCTCGATGAGCACGGCCAGATGCCGCCGGAGCTGCGCCGCCCACCGATCCACGCTCCGCACTCGCTGGCCGGTTTCGTGGCCGAGGCGTTGGGGCTGGAAGGCCCCTGCCTGACGGTATCCACCGCCTGCTCGTCCAGCGCCAAAGTGTTCGCCAGCGCCGAACGGCTGATCCGCCTGGGCCTGGCCGATGCCGCCGTCGTTGGTGGTGTCGACACCCTGTGCGACAGCGTGCTGTTTGGCTTCAACGCGCTGGAACTGGTGTCGCCCGAGCCCTGCCAACCCTTCGACCAGGCGCGCCACGGCATTTCCATCGGCGAAGCGGCCGGTTTCGCGCTGCTGGAACGCATCGCCGCCGCCCCGGAGGCCCTGCGCCTGCTCGGCTACGGCGAATCCAGCGATGCACACCACATGTCCACGCCGCACCCGGAAGGGCTCGGCGCCGAACTCGCCCTGCGCGACGCCCTGGCCCGTGCCGGCCTTCGCGCTGACCAGGTCGACTACATCAACCTGCATGGCACGGCGAGCCTGAAGAACGACGAAGTGGAAGCCGCGCTGGTGGCCCGCGTGTTCCCCGCCAGCACGCGTGCCAGCTCCACCAAGGGCTTTACCGGTCACACGCTGGGGGCGGCTGGCATTCTCGAATCCGCCTTTGCGCTGCTGGCGATTCGCCACGGCCTGGTGCCCGGCAATCTTGGCTGCACGCATCCGGACCAAGCCTGCGGTCCGCAGCTGGCGCTGGTCAGCGAACCGCGCGAGGTCAACGTGGCCCTGAGCAATTCGTTTGGATTTGGTGGCAACAACGCCTGCCTTGCCTTCGGGAGGGCGCCCGCATGA
- a CDS encoding beta-ketoacyl synthase chain length factor has product MSTLQVHVEGIGLWAPTLGDFAALKAQLRGETVDAPPTRPAAIVLPANERRRAPESVLLALEVADQAVAMSGRAASDLPCVFSSAYGDQSISDYMCATLANVPTELSPTKFHNSVHNAPAGYWTIATGCHAASSAITAGHASLGAGLLEAAALCMTEQVPVLLVCSDIAGHGPLGDMSGTRTAFGIALVLAPAITSRTLAHLDLALLPHAGHALHPSPSTGAWYEGNPVAASAWPLVQNLATGQGECTLAAAETLAMSVVLETAA; this is encoded by the coding sequence ATGAGCACGCTGCAAGTCCATGTGGAAGGCATTGGCCTATGGGCACCCACGCTCGGCGATTTCGCCGCACTGAAGGCGCAGCTTCGTGGCGAGACCGTGGACGCGCCACCCACCCGTCCGGCCGCCATCGTACTGCCGGCCAACGAACGTCGACGCGCACCGGAAAGCGTGCTGCTCGCCCTGGAAGTGGCCGACCAGGCCGTGGCCATGAGCGGCCGCGCTGCCAGTGACCTGCCGTGCGTCTTCAGCTCCGCGTATGGCGACCAGTCCATCTCCGACTACATGTGCGCCACGCTGGCGAACGTGCCGACCGAACTGTCGCCGACCAAGTTCCACAATTCCGTGCATAACGCACCGGCGGGCTACTGGACCATCGCCACCGGGTGCCATGCGGCTTCCAGCGCAATCACGGCCGGCCACGCCAGCCTGGGCGCAGGCCTGCTGGAGGCGGCCGCTCTGTGCATGACCGAGCAAGTACCCGTGCTGCTGGTGTGCAGCGACATTGCTGGCCACGGCCCGCTCGGCGACATGAGCGGCACACGCACTGCGTTCGGCATCGCCCTGGTGCTGGCTCCCGCCATCACGTCGCGCACGCTGGCCCACCTCGACCTGGCGTTGCTGCCTCACGCCGGCCACGCCTTGCATCCATCGCCTTCCACGGGCGCGTGGTACGAAGGCAATCCGGTTGCAGCATCCGCCTGGCCGCTGGTGCAAAATCTCGCCACAGGCCAGGGGGAATGTACCCTGGCCGCCGCCGAAACCCTGGCCATGAGTGTTGTGCTGGAGACCGCTGCTTGA
- a CDS encoding glycosyltransferase family 2 protein gives MNTSDIRWCVLIPCLNEEAAIGSVVQSVLALGVPVIVVDDGSDDRTPDIVGALPVTLLRHPQRRGKGEGLRTGFREAVRQGYDAVLTMDGDGQHLASDIPRIAAAAQRYPNHIVIGARLLEREQQPKARRRANAIADWGISWACAQPVADTQSGQRWYPRAALDLVDLPAENFVFEAAILIAASREKGMGVVSVPIASRYQGEFRISHFSPIRDVTRITTYTVGEVFRHGDIMASYRRSRASLPIVFDTAVT, from the coding sequence TTGAATACCTCTGATATCCGCTGGTGCGTACTGATCCCCTGCCTCAACGAAGAGGCGGCGATTGGAAGCGTGGTCCAGTCCGTGCTGGCGCTCGGCGTGCCCGTCATCGTGGTGGATGACGGCTCGGACGATCGTACGCCGGATATCGTGGGCGCCTTGCCCGTCACCCTGCTGCGCCATCCGCAGCGCCGCGGCAAGGGCGAAGGTCTGCGCACCGGCTTTCGCGAAGCTGTACGCCAGGGCTATGACGCCGTGCTGACCATGGATGGCGACGGCCAGCACCTGGCCAGCGACATCCCGCGTATCGCCGCCGCCGCGCAGCGCTATCCGAACCACATCGTCATCGGCGCGCGCCTGCTCGAACGCGAACAGCAGCCCAAGGCGCGTCGCCGCGCCAACGCGATTGCGGACTGGGGTATCTCCTGGGCGTGCGCCCAACCCGTGGCCGACACGCAGAGCGGCCAGCGCTGGTATCCGCGCGCTGCCCTCGATCTGGTGGACCTGCCGGCGGAGAACTTCGTGTTCGAAGCGGCCATCCTCATCGCCGCTTCGCGCGAAAAAGGCATGGGCGTGGTGTCGGTACCGATCGCCTCGCGTTACCAGGGCGAATTCCGCATCAGCCACTTCAGCCCGATCCGCGACGTCACCCGCATCACTACCTATACGGTGGGTGAAGTGTTCCGCCATGGCGACATCATGGCGAGCTATCGCCGCTCCCGCGCCTCGTTGCCCATCGTGTTCGACACCGCCGTCACTTGA
- the fabG gene encoding 3-oxoacyl-ACP reductase FabG has translation MTQAHTSRRALVTGGSGDLGGAIARALAAGGYHVIVHANAGLARADDVASAIRDAGGSAQSVAFDVTDGTAARHALEGLLADGPVHAVINNAGVHEDSPMAGMSEDAWRRVIDVSLHGFFHVTQPLLLPMARARFGRIVSVSSVAAQLGNRGQANYAAAKSALHGATRSLAREMASRGITANVVAPGVIEGRMIGEDFPPERIRDMVPAQRAGKPEEVAALVAFLCSDAAGYINGQVIGVNGGMA, from the coding sequence ATGACACAGGCTCATACATCCCGACGTGCGCTGGTGACCGGTGGCAGCGGCGATCTCGGCGGTGCCATTGCACGCGCGCTGGCGGCAGGCGGTTATCACGTGATCGTGCATGCCAACGCCGGGCTGGCTCGCGCGGACGACGTGGCTTCGGCCATCCGTGATGCCGGTGGCAGCGCACAGTCGGTGGCATTCGACGTGACCGACGGAACGGCCGCGCGACACGCGCTGGAAGGCCTGCTCGCCGACGGCCCCGTGCATGCGGTGATCAACAACGCGGGCGTGCACGAGGACAGCCCCATGGCAGGCATGTCCGAAGACGCATGGCGTCGGGTGATCGATGTTTCGCTGCACGGCTTTTTCCACGTGACACAGCCCCTGCTGCTGCCGATGGCGCGCGCGCGTTTCGGGCGCATCGTGTCGGTCAGTTCCGTGGCGGCGCAGCTCGGCAATCGCGGGCAGGCCAACTACGCCGCGGCAAAATCCGCCCTGCATGGCGCCACGCGATCGCTGGCGCGGGAAATGGCTTCGCGCGGCATCACTGCCAACGTGGTGGCGCCGGGCGTGATCGAAGGACGCATGATCGGCGAGGATTTCCCGCCCGAACGCATCCGCGACATGGTGCCCGCGCAGCGCGCCGGCAAGCCCGAGGAAGTGGCCGCGCTGGTGGCTTTCCTGTGTTCGGACGCTGCCGGCTACATCAACGGCCAGGTGATCGGCGTCAACGGCGGCATGGCTTGA
- a CDS encoding phosphotransferase, with protein sequence MLAKTDWAHLIPHQGAMSLLDVVVAWDDASIHAATESHALADHPLRGPEGLHAVHLAEYGAQAMAVHGALVARALGESDVRPGRLVSLRDVALAVEYVDPSHGRLDVHAESLFADTSGAQYAFRVEQDGRVLVSGRAAVIHPTP encoded by the coding sequence ATGCTCGCCAAGACTGACTGGGCTCACCTTATTCCACACCAGGGCGCGATGAGCCTGCTCGATGTGGTGGTGGCATGGGACGATGCCAGCATCCACGCCGCGACCGAAAGCCATGCGCTGGCAGACCACCCCCTGCGCGGTCCGGAAGGCCTGCACGCGGTGCATCTGGCCGAATACGGCGCCCAGGCGATGGCCGTGCATGGCGCGCTGGTTGCCCGCGCGCTAGGCGAAAGCGATGTTCGTCCCGGGCGCCTGGTGAGCCTGCGTGATGTGGCCTTGGCGGTCGAATATGTGGATCCATCGCATGGACGTCTGGACGTCCATGCGGAAAGTCTTTTTGCCGACACTTCCGGCGCGCAGTACGCTTTTCGCGTGGAGCAGGATGGCCGCGTACTGGTGAGTGGGCGTGCCGCCGTCATCCACCCGACCCCCTGA
- a CDS encoding MMPL family transporter, with amino-acid sequence MTLLVIWLAVLAALGLFVVRQLVVSTDLRSFMPAPTTPDQRLLMEQVGEGPGSRLLLLAITGKSDEQLADLSQQLSGALRKDARYTQVLNGSFDIAALDDAWLPYRYLLSPTLDHERLDAAYLRDQLEQRLDDLSSPAASLLKGVLPRDPTLEVLKLAERWSPPKSPDVVQGVWFSPQHEALLLVLTKAPGFDPDAQASAIDGIQRAFEALPDHAGASVAVSGPGYFSVVANEQTRGQAEWIGRISTIGFIVLLLLAYRSIGSLLFSALPIASAALAGIAALIVLFPQVHGITLAFGFTLLGVAQEYPIRVLSHRRADESALQSVRDLWPLLLTAIASACIAYLAFFASGVNGLKQLAVFTVTGLLVAGFSTRYLLPHLLPARVHDVAGMGWLISARRMVDRLPRPRWVPLLVAAATVLMLVTAQGPFWQNDLSALTPLPRDLLLRDARLREALGAPDVRYLLVLQAADEQAVLALSERLEPAVDALVARHAVDAVELPSRYLPSEAVQRARQQVLPTREALETALGEAEQGMPFQPGLFTPFLDDVEKARRLPLLTPERFAASPLGQRLSGMLMTRDGHGLGLGTLSGVHDISALQALARDSGGSVRLLDLKAAAESLVVDYRTRILHALLGATVLLVLAIVIALRSVRRAWHVLAPMTLATFLVLAVERACGVEVSLFHLVALILAAGLGLHYALFFERDTGDAAEQRRTLHATLVCVLSALLVFGSLAWSSIPVLRAIGLTVSLGVAFHFCLSILMAPHARQD; translated from the coding sequence ATGACATTGCTGGTGATCTGGCTGGCGGTACTCGCCGCGCTTGGCCTGTTCGTCGTCAGGCAACTGGTGGTCAGCACCGACCTGCGCAGCTTCATGCCCGCGCCGACCACGCCGGACCAGCGCCTGCTGATGGAGCAGGTGGGGGAAGGTCCCGGCTCGCGCCTGTTGTTGCTCGCCATCACCGGTAAATCCGACGAGCAGCTGGCCGACCTCAGCCAGCAGCTGTCCGGCGCCCTGCGCAAGGACGCCCGCTACACGCAGGTGCTCAACGGCAGCTTCGACATCGCTGCGCTCGACGATGCATGGCTGCCGTATCGTTACCTGCTGTCGCCCACACTCGATCACGAGCGCCTGGATGCCGCGTACCTGCGTGATCAGCTTGAGCAGCGGCTGGATGATCTGTCGTCACCGGCGGCGAGCCTGCTGAAAGGGGTGCTGCCGCGTGATCCCACGCTGGAAGTGCTCAAGCTTGCCGAGCGATGGTCGCCGCCCAAATCGCCGGACGTGGTGCAGGGCGTGTGGTTCTCGCCGCAGCACGAAGCCCTGCTGCTGGTGCTGACGAAGGCGCCGGGGTTTGATCCGGACGCACAGGCATCCGCCATCGACGGCATCCAGCGCGCGTTCGAGGCGTTGCCGGACCATGCCGGTGCGTCCGTGGCGGTGAGCGGGCCCGGCTATTTCAGCGTGGTGGCCAATGAGCAGACACGCGGGCAGGCGGAGTGGATCGGGCGCATCTCGACGATAGGTTTCATCGTGCTGTTGCTGCTGGCGTACCGCAGCATCGGCTCGTTGTTGTTCTCGGCGTTGCCCATCGCCAGTGCGGCACTTGCCGGCATCGCCGCGCTGATCGTGCTCTTTCCGCAGGTGCATGGCATCACGCTGGCGTTCGGCTTCACCCTGCTGGGCGTCGCGCAGGAGTACCCGATCCGCGTACTCAGTCATCGCCGGGCAGACGAGAGCGCCTTGCAGAGCGTCCGCGACCTGTGGCCGCTGTTGCTCACGGCCATAGCGTCGGCGTGCATCGCTTATCTCGCTTTCTTCGCCTCGGGCGTGAATGGCCTCAAGCAGCTGGCCGTGTTCACTGTGACCGGCTTGCTGGTGGCGGGCTTCAGCACGCGCTATCTACTGCCACACCTGTTGCCGGCCAGAGTGCATGATGTCGCCGGTATGGGTTGGCTGATCAGCGCACGCCGCATGGTGGATCGCTTGCCGCGCCCGCGTTGGGTGCCCTTGCTGGTCGCCGCGGCCACCGTGCTGATGCTGGTGACCGCACAGGGTCCGTTCTGGCAGAACGACCTGTCGGCACTCACCCCACTGCCGCGCGACCTGCTGTTGCGCGATGCCCGCCTGCGCGAAGCGCTGGGCGCGCCGGACGTCCGCTACCTGCTGGTATTGCAGGCGGCCGATGAGCAGGCCGTGCTGGCACTGTCCGAACGACTGGAGCCCGCGGTGGATGCGCTTGTCGCGCGTCATGCCGTGGACGCGGTCGAACTGCCATCCCGCTATCTCCCCAGTGAAGCCGTGCAGCGTGCGCGACAACAGGTGTTGCCGACGCGCGAGGCACTGGAAACGGCACTCGGCGAGGCCGAACAGGGCATGCCTTTCCAGCCCGGGCTGTTCACGCCGTTTCTGGATGATGTGGAGAAGGCGCGCCGCTTGCCGTTGCTGACGCCGGAACGTTTCGCTGCATCGCCGCTGGGCCAGCGCCTGTCCGGCATGCTGATGACACGCGACGGTCATGGGCTGGGGCTGGGCACGCTCAGTGGCGTGCACGATATCTCCGCATTGCAGGCGCTGGCGCGCGACAGCGGCGGTTCGGTGCGGTTGCTGGATCTGAAGGCGGCTGCCGAATCGCTGGTAGTCGACTACCGCACCCGCATCCTGCACGCCCTGCTGGGCGCTACGGTGCTGCTGGTGCTGGCCATCGTCATCGCGCTGCGCAGCGTGCGCCGTGCGTGGCACGTGCTGGCGCCCATGACGCTGGCCACCTTCCTGGTGCTGGCGGTGGAGCGCGCCTGCGGCGTGGAAGTGTCACTGTTCCATCTGGTGGCGTTGATCCTGGCAGCCGGCCTGGGCCTTCATTACGCCTTGTTCTTCGAGCGCGACACCGGCGATGCGGCCGAACAGCGGCGCACCCTGCATGCCACGCTGGTCTGCGTGCTGTCGGCGCTGCTGGTGTTCGGTTCACTGGCGTGGAGCAGCATTCCCGTGCTCCGTGCCATTGGCCTTACGGTAAGCCTCGGCGTCGCCTTTCATTTCTGTCTTTCGATCCTGATGGCTCCGCATGCTCGCCAAGACTGA
- a CDS encoding outer membrane lipoprotein carrier protein LolA — MTSGSKTLALLCSLMLPLCANASGPEDAATARALVSSLGRPAPARTPFAEARFMKMLDKPLVVSGELAWLGDDRLERTVEHPTREVSTIANGEVSQQREGRSPRTFSLKRAPQLQLLLDSFVALLGGDASRLEQAFTVQHSADGADHWTLTLTPRDAKLAQTVSRIDIDGSGNEPHCMRMQEADGDVAIDLLGSYATRMPATPTRDALATICRGG, encoded by the coding sequence ATGACTTCTGGCAGCAAGACATTGGCACTGCTGTGCAGCCTGATGCTGCCGCTGTGCGCGAACGCGTCGGGGCCTGAAGACGCAGCCACCGCGCGTGCGCTGGTGTCGTCGCTGGGGCGGCCTGCACCCGCGCGCACGCCATTCGCCGAAGCGCGCTTCATGAAGATGCTCGACAAGCCGCTGGTGGTGTCGGGCGAGCTTGCATGGCTGGGCGACGATCGCCTGGAGCGCACCGTCGAACATCCCACCCGCGAGGTGTCGACCATTGCCAACGGCGAAGTGAGCCAGCAGCGTGAAGGTCGTTCGCCGCGCACCTTTTCGCTCAAGCGCGCACCGCAGCTGCAGTTGCTGCTCGACAGTTTCGTCGCCTTGCTCGGTGGTGATGCCTCGCGGCTGGAGCAGGCTTTCACGGTGCAGCACAGCGCCGACGGCGCCGACCACTGGACGCTGACGCTCACGCCGCGTGACGCCAAACTTGCCCAGACGGTGAGCCGCATCGACATCGATGGAAGCGGCAACGAGCCGCATTGCATGCGCATGCAGGAGGCCGACGGTGACGTGGCCATCGACCTGCTCGGCAGCTACGCCACGCGCATGCCGGCCACGCCCACCCGCGACGCGCTCGCAACGATCTGCCGGGGCGGCTGA
- a CDS encoding acyltransferase, giving the protein MTEHWQSRPEGGGRFAIWLIRTVALHGGRRLGRVILWPITLYFYLRRGPERRASRDFLQRVLDKPVMPWHVMKHIHSFAATILDRIFLLAHGEKDFEVTVEGLEELEARLDQGRGLLLLGTHQGSFEALRAISSRRPDIPLRVVLDKQKTPALTELLEALAPDVGAHVIDASRGGAAITLAMSEACEQGAMVALLADRGREHEVLRRVPLLGEPAPFPVGPWLLAHTLRVPVMLCFGLYEGGNRYRLIFESFAERVDIPRQDRAQALDAVMARFAARVEHYIHVSPYNWFNFYDFWQQDIGTAVQPDAAAVRERVGA; this is encoded by the coding sequence ATGACCGAGCACTGGCAGAGCCGGCCCGAAGGCGGTGGACGCTTCGCCATATGGCTGATCCGCACCGTGGCCCTGCACGGCGGTCGCCGGCTGGGGCGCGTGATCCTGTGGCCGATCACGCTGTACTTCTACCTGCGCCGCGGTCCTGAGCGCAGGGCGTCGCGTGACTTCCTGCAGCGCGTGCTGGACAAGCCGGTGATGCCCTGGCACGTGATGAAGCACATCCATAGCTTCGCCGCCACGATCCTCGATCGCATCTTCCTGCTCGCCCATGGCGAGAAGGATTTCGAGGTGACGGTGGAAGGCCTGGAGGAGCTCGAAGCCCGGCTGGATCAGGGGCGTGGCCTGCTGCTGCTAGGCACGCATCAGGGCAGTTTCGAAGCCTTGCGCGCGATCAGCTCGCGTCGTCCGGACATTCCGCTGCGTGTGGTGCTGGACAAGCAGAAGACGCCGGCCCTCACCGAGCTGCTCGAGGCGCTGGCGCCCGATGTCGGCGCCCATGTCATCGACGCCTCCCGCGGCGGTGCCGCTATCACCCTGGCGATGTCCGAAGCCTGCGAACAAGGCGCCATGGTGGCCCTGTTGGCCGACCGTGGGCGCGAGCACGAGGTGCTGCGCCGCGTGCCATTGCTGGGCGAGCCCGCACCGTTTCCGGTGGGCCCGTGGTTGCTCGCGCACACGCTGCGCGTGCCGGTGATGCTGTGTTTCGGTTTGTATGAAGGCGGCAACCGCTATCGCCTGATCTTCGAGTCGTTCGCCGAGCGCGTCGACATTCCGCGACAGGACCGCGCGCAGGCGCTGGATGCCGTCATGGCCCGCTTCGCGGCGCGCGTGGAGCACTATATCCACGTGTCGCCCTATAACTGGTTCAACTTCTATGACTTCTGGCAGCAAGACATTGGCACTGCTGTGCAGCCTGATGCTGCCGCTGTGCGCGAACGCGTCGGGGCCTGA
- a CDS encoding hydroxymyristoyl-ACP dehydratase, with translation MSQASFQHAFRVTADHPCLPGHFPGSPLVPGVVLLEQVALALRAWRGERLARVIEAKFVAPLLPGQDARVALAEANGRVRFEIRRDGELLARGAIEGAA, from the coding sequence ATGAGCCAGGCGTCCTTTCAGCACGCATTTCGCGTGACTGCCGATCATCCTTGCCTGCCGGGCCACTTTCCTGGCTCGCCGCTGGTACCTGGCGTGGTGTTGCTGGAACAGGTGGCGCTGGCGCTGCGAGCGTGGCGCGGCGAGCGCCTGGCCCGCGTGATAGAGGCCAAGTTCGTGGCGCCGTTGTTGCCGGGACAGGATGCGCGCGTGGCCCTGGCCGAAGCGAACGGTCGCGTGCGTTTCGAGATCCGGCGCGATGGCGAACTGCTCGCGCGCGGCGCCATCGAGGGGGCTGCATGA
- a CDS encoding xanthomonadin biosynthesis protein produces the protein MSSPMAATPTSTSRRWLPLMFGYPVLAMAGALTHRQGFSLAACALLLTVLMAPLLATRRALPWLAWLAALAVMGWLSLRGMVGLLLEGVPIAVNILLACFFGRTLRAGQVPLIARIIEALEGPERLAVPGVATYARHLTWFWALLTATQAMVLAVLLLCAEPGGLLGMLHIATPWTVPAAIAQSYAHVGGYFLIAGAFLLEHLFRRWHLRHIRHPRLHELVMGVAARWPRLVRGEDLAAP, from the coding sequence ATGTCGTCACCCATGGCAGCAACACCGACATCGACATCGCGGCGCTGGTTGCCGTTGATGTTCGGCTATCCGGTGCTGGCGATGGCCGGCGCGCTCACGCATCGCCAGGGTTTTTCGCTGGCGGCCTGCGCCCTGCTGCTCACCGTGCTGATGGCACCCCTCCTCGCCACACGCCGTGCCCTGCCCTGGTTGGCATGGCTGGCCGCGCTGGCCGTGATGGGCTGGCTGAGTCTGCGCGGCATGGTGGGGCTGTTGCTGGAAGGCGTGCCCATCGCCGTCAACATCCTGCTGGCCTGCTTCTTTGGGCGCACGCTGCGCGCCGGCCAGGTGCCGTTGATCGCGCGCATCATCGAGGCGCTGGAAGGGCCAGAGCGCCTGGCTGTGCCCGGCGTGGCGACCTATGCGCGCCACCTCACCTGGTTCTGGGCGCTGCTCACGGCGACACAGGCGATGGTGCTCGCGGTGCTGCTGCTTTGTGCCGAACCCGGTGGCCTGCTCGGCATGCTCCATATCGCAACGCCCTGGACTGTACCGGCGGCGATTGCCCAGTCGTACGCGCATGTCGGTGGTTATTTCCTGATCGCCGGTGCATTCCTGCTCGAGCACCTGTTCCGTCGTTGGCATCTGCGCCATATCCGGCATCCTCGCCTGCATGAGCTGGTGATGGGTGTGGCTGCGCGCTGGCCGAGGCTGGTGCGTGGCGAAGATCTGGCGGCGCCATGA